One region of Scophthalmus maximus strain ysfricsl-2021 chromosome 13, ASM2237912v1, whole genome shotgun sequence genomic DNA includes:
- the LOC118318376 gene encoding mucin-2-like: MPAAMHLTVLVSLFAVTFCADTNTSSAAQHVTKLITSAVHPSRVTVTVTHHVTSSTVKPANNTLQHQTTPQQVTTTVNSDEKSSSAPPFTSPQTPNKTEETHRSHPTETPVTNQASNDTVSQRPTSPTASGSPNATAPTPVNTTSPALTLGSGNGSLASNPGLVAIICIFCIILVLVLVVATVKCISTSRSNFERLEDVPMGKVNEASPFAQYSK, from the exons ATGCCTGCTGCGATGCACCTCACTGTGCTGGTGTCCCTGTTTGCTGTGACATTCTGCGCAG ACACCAACACTTCCTCTGCAGCACAACACGTAACAAAGTTGATCACAAGTGCTGTCCACCCCAGTAgggtgacagtgacagtgacacatcaTGTCACTTCGTCCACTGTGAAACCCGCCAACAACACGCTGCAGCATCAAACTACGCCGCAGCAGGTCACCACTACGGTCAATTCAGACGAAAAGTCCTCGTCAGCGCCACCGTTTACTTCACCACAAACGCCCAATAAGACGGAGGAAACCCACCGCAGCCATCCTACTGAGACTCCGGTGACCAACCAGGCGTCCAACGATACAGTCTCCCAGAGGCCGACTAGCCCAACAGCATCGGGGTCACCAAACGCCACTGCACCCACCCCTGTTAACACAACCAGCCCAG CTCTCACACTCGGGTCGGGGAACGGTAGCTTGGCATCAAACCCCGGCCTCGTGGCCATCATCTGCATTTTCTGCATCATCCTTGTCCTTGTGCTGGTGGTTGCCACTGTCAAATGTATCTCAACATCCAGGTCCAACTTTGAGAGGCTGGAAGATGTGCCCATG GGCAAAGTCAATGAGGCGTCTCCATTCGCCCAGTATTCAAAATGA
- the rab3ab gene encoding RAB3A, member RAS oncogene family, b: MASATATYGQKESSDQNFDYMFKILIIGNSSVGKTSFLFRYADDSFTPAFVSTVGIDFKVKTIYRNDKRIKLQIWDTAGQERYRTITTAYYRGAMGFILMYDITNEESFNAVQDWSTQIKTYSWDNAQVLLVGNKCDMEDERVVNGDRGRQLSEHLGFEFFEASAKDNINVKQTFERLVDIICEKMSESLDAGDPAVTGAKQGPQLTEQPAPPHQDCAC; this comes from the exons ATGGCCTCGGCAACAGCAACCTACGGGCAGAAGGAGTCTTCAGACCAGAACTTTGACTATATGTTCAAGATCCTCATCATCGGAAACAGCAGCGTGGGCAAAACCTCCTTCTTGTTCCGCTACGCCGATGACTCCTTCACACCGGCCTTTGTCAGTACAGTGGGCATTGACTTCAAGGTGAAGACCATCTACAGGAATGACAAGAGGATCAAGTTACAGATCTGG GACACGGCGGGTCAGGAACGTTACCGCACCATCACCACGGCTTACTACCGAGGAGCCATGGGCTTCATCCTGATGTACGACATCACCAACGAGGAGTCCTTCAACGCCGTCCAGGACTG GTCCACTCAGATCAAGACGTACTCGTGGGACAACGCCCAGGTGCTGCTGGTAGGAAACAAGTGCGACATGGAGGACGAGCGAGTGGTGAATGGGGATAGAGGCCGGCAGCTGTCGGAACACCTCG GTTTTGAGTTCTTCGAGGCCAGTGCCAAGGACAACATCAATGTGAAGCAGACCTTTGAGCGCCTGGTCGACATCATATGTGAAAAGATGTCTGAGAGCCTGGACGCCGGAGATCCCGCTGTCACGGGGGCCAAGCAGGGGCCCCAGCTGACAGAGCAGCCGGCTCCACCTCACCAGGACTGTGCATGTTAA
- the mpv17l2 gene encoding mpv17-like protein 2, with amino-acid sequence MLPQAGKEFLVRIQFFWRPLFQGRYLLLTNTVSGGSMLALGDCLQQSREIRKEPGRVRDWSRTGSMFVVGCSMGPLLHYWYSWLDRVYVGRAMHTVGKKVLVDQLIASPTIGLWYFLGMSLTEGHTLSEGLEEFREKFWEFYKMDWCVWPPAQMVNFYFLSPKFRVLYINVVTLGWDTYLSYLKHRDVDDRQHAHLTSDSDVVDLQQEASKPLEEKT; translated from the exons ATGCTTCCCCAGGCAGGTAAAGAGTTCCTCGTTCGGATACAGTTCTTCTGGCGGCCACTTTTCCAGGGCCGGTACCTGCTGCTCACCAACACCGTGAGTGGAGGAAGCATGCTGGCGCTGGGAGACTGCCTGCAGCAGAGCCGGGAGATCCGCAAAGAGCCAGGCAGGGTCAGAGACTGGAGCAGGACAg gtTCCATGTTTGTGGTGGGCTGCTCCATGGGTCCACTGCTGCACTACTGGTACTCCTGGCTGGACAGAGTCTACGTGGGCAGGGCCATGCACACGGTCGGCAAAAAGGTTCTGGTGGACCAGCTGATCGCCTCACCAACAATTGGGTTGTGGTACTTTTTAG GTATGAGCCTCACTGAGGGACATACTTTATCCGAAGGATTGGAGGAGTTCAGAGAGAAGTTCTGGGAATTTTATAAG ATGGACTGGTGTGTTTGGCCTCCCGCCCAGATGGTCAACTTCTATTTCCTCTCGCCCAAATTCCGCGTCCTGTACATCAACGTGGTCACTTTAGGGTGGGACACCTACCTCTCCTACCTCAAACACAGA GATGTTGATGACAGACAACATGCTCACCTGACGTCAGACAGCGATGTTGTTGATCTACAGCAGGAAGCGTCCAAACCTCTGGAGGAGAAAACTTAG